The following is a genomic window from Prevotella sp. E13-17.
AAAAAAAGTATTACCTTTGCATGCGCGAAAGCAGCGTTCTGGCTTGCCGCTGGTGTTTCTGAAAGGAGAGACGAGAGGAAAGTCCGGGCAGCATAGGGTGCTCCACTTCTGAAAGTAGAAGCAGTTGGTAACAGCTGGATATGGAAGAAGAAAACAACCGCCTATTATATATAATAGGTAAGGGTGAGAAGGAGGTGTAAGAGACCACCAGCCAGCGGGTGATCGTTGGGCTGTTCCATCTGGAGGCTGCAAGTTCATGTAAACCATCGACATGTGAGGGTTGCCCGCCCGAGTTCCTTTTGGGGATGCGATGGAGGGTAGGACGCTAGAGACGTTTGGTGACATACGTAGTAGATAAATGGCAGGCGCTGACTATTTGTCAGTACAGAACCCGGCTTATAGGGACGCTGCTTTCGTTTTTTTTCTTTAAACTACATGATTAACCTCGATGAAGTTAAAAGTTAGAAACCTTCAACAGTCTTCCGTCTATAAGATAGCCTATCTTGCTATTCGCTTTTTCACTAAGGAACGAGTCGTTAATCAGGCTTCGGCTCTGACCTACAGTACACTGCTAGCCATTGTGCCCATCATGGCAGTCATCTTTGCCATCGCTCGTGGTTTTGGTTATAATCGCTATATAGAGTTATGGTTTCGCGATGCTTTCTCGTCGCAGCCTCAGGTGGCCGATGTCATCATTGGTTTTGTGAATAGCTATTTAGTACACACCAAGAGTGGCATTTTCTTGGGTGTCGGTCTTATCTTTATGCTCTATACCGTGATGCTGCTGGTTAATCACATTGAAATTGCCTTCAATGAGATTTGGCAGGTGAAGCGGAAGCGCAGCATCTTTCGCACAGTGACTGATTATTTTGCCATGTTCTTCCTCTTTCCAATCTTTATTGTTATCTCTACTGGCATTAGTCTTTTTCTTGCCACGATGGCCAATTCGATGACTGATTTCCTGCTGCTGGGGTCGTTTGTTCGCAAACTTATAGACATGTCGCCCTATATGCTCATGTCGTTAATGTTTATTGGTTTGTATGTGTTTATGCCCAATACGCATGTCAAAGTGAAAAATGCCATTATTCCAGGCATTCTGTCTGGCATTGCCATGCAGTTGGTACAGTTTTTCTATATTCATTCTCAGATGTGGGTGACGGGATATAACGCCATCTATGGTTCGTTTGCTGCCCTGCCAATGTTCATGTTGTGGGTGCAGATATCGTGGAACATTTGTCTTTTTGGTGCCGAACTAACTTACACATCGCAAAATTTTGACTTCTATGTCTATAATGGACGTACCGAGGATATCAGTCATCGCTACCAACTGATGCTTTGTGCCTTGCTCATGAGTATCGTGTGTCGTCGTTTCGCCGATGGACGCAAGGGACCCACTGCAGAAGAACTGCGACAAGCATCGGGCATACCTATCCGCATTGTCTATGATCTTTTGTATCGATTGCAAGAGTCTCACCTGCTGATAGAAATCACTCCCGATGAGAAAGGCGACGAGTCGCGCTATCTTCCTGCCGAGAGTCTTGACAATTTGAGCGTAGGTGTTATGGTAGATCGACTTGAGGCTCAAGGCCGATGGCAGTTAGACTTGCCTGTGACCAACTTGTTGACAGATGAGTGGTCAAGAGCCATCGTGCAACGAAATGCCTACTTGCGTCGTTCTCGCGACATTCGTCTCGAATCTCTCTATAAAGGGGAATAAAAACACTCGTGCGACGCATCCTTTTCTTGGGAGGCATCGCACACTGTTCACATAGGAAAGTAGCTTCGTATGTAAAATTTGAGATAAAGATAGAGGTTATATTAAACCACTATATTTATTGCAAGCAGCCTGACACGCGCGTGCCTTCAGTTGCAGAAATACTAACTACATTAAGGGTTGATTTTATAATTAGTTAATAGTGGTTAGGTCCATTTGCTTTGAATACTTTGCAAAGGTATGAAGTTTTTTGCTATGTGCCAAATTATCTCTCATTTTTCGGGGGCGTAATATCAAAAAGTGATGAAAGTAAATAAAATGATTGCATTCCTTTTAAGTGGGGATGCAGCGTTTTCATTAGTGCATCCCCTCTATTTCAATATCCCCGATGCGGATATATCCGTCGGCACCGCCATTAGTGACGTTCAGTCGGACGTATCGTGCTTGTCTGGGAGTGATGGTGACATCGGTTACAGGAGCCGTATTGCCTGTGTGTGTGCCGATTGTGGTCCATGTTTCACCGTCCATGCTGATCTCCATGGTGAAGTCGCGAGTGTTTAATTCTGCATCGAGCCCCGAAGTTTCTGCATGGCGTATCACATAGCGGCTGATTTCGTAGGGTTCTTTGAAGTCCATCAGAATCCAGCTCTGCTGATTTGCCATACGAGAAATCCAGATGTTGCCTGTCGAGGGCGAGCCGTCGGCGGCATATCTTGCTGGTGTCTTTGCTGCAGAAGAGGTGATTGTCATGTCTTCCAACATGGTGATGTTGAAAGGCATGTGATTGGCTTCGCGATAGTAGCTAAACCAGTGGTCTGCACGCACAATGCTGACGTTGCCGGGTGAAAGTGTGTTTAGCTTCTCCTTGAGTGCCACTAATTTGTCGGGACCGACGTCCCACACGGTGACCTGTCCGGTTACGAACATAGGTTTCTTGCCATCGAAGTTGCTGATGTCGCGATTGAAGAAGTCGTTGACCACATCAGCGCTATTGGCATAACATGGGTAGAGGGGTGCAATGGGCAAGCTCCCAGATTGTATTTTTCCAGTCAGTCGCCCGTTTTGTCGTTCCCAGTCGTTGATGGTTAGTCCGTAGAGATAAGAGCAGTTTTTAGCATAACATGCTCCTTGGTTATTACTGATATTGTCCCAGATGGTGATGATGCGTAGTCCTGTCTTCTCCAGATAGCGTTGTGTAAGTTGGGTGTATTTGTCAAACAGTTCAGTCTTGAGCATATGACTATAGTACACCTTGTTGTGGGCATCGTATGGCATAGCATAGCCCAGTCCAGACGGTCCGCAGACAAAGCAGTCGTTGGTTGATGCCTTGCCATAGTAGTAGTTTAGCATGCCAGGAGCAATGTCGGCTAGTGCAGGGCTGATGGTCCAGTTCATGGGCATCTGTCCGCGACCTCCTTGTTCGAAAATCTTGGCCATGGCGTGCTGACAATATTGTATGTTGTCGCCATCACTGATATATACGGCTGCATAGATTTTATTCTCTAGCTTGGGGCGCTTGGGCACCGGAGCAATCTTGATTGGTTTGTTGACGGCAGAATAGATGGTGGCATTCTCGAAGAAGTCCGCTGGGACGGTTGACAGACCGTATCTTGTTGCCTCGCCCACGCCCGATCGCTCTTCGGGGTACCATCCTAACACGATGTCGCGTCCGGGAGTCATGTCGGCCAGCATTTTGTCCAACACGTTTCGTTCACTCTGTATGCGTGGGTCCAGCCAAACACATGCAGATCCGCATGCAGCACCGATGTCGTGTACGTAGGGGATGGTAGGGTTCAGGCTTATTAACAATCGATGGTTGCAGCGCTTCCAGTAGTTGTCGTAGAGGTAAGTATAGATGTCGGTGGCTGTACTCATGGTGAGTTGCGTCAGATCGACCTTTACAGGCAGTTGAATGCCATTGGCCTCAAGTTTTTCTTTCACCTCAGGTGTCACGGGCAATAGTCTGTCAAGTCCGCCAATGGTAACAGCCAGGTTGGCATAATGGTCGCTCAACTCATTAGTGTAGAGCACTAGTCCGTTGAGCTCTTCCATATAAGACTTCACCAGTTCGTAGGGATTTCCTGTTGAAATGGCACTCGTTCTCAGTCCGTTGGCAGATGGCCATGTGCTTTGTGGCTCTTCATTGTGGTTATAGAGCAGAATACGCGGACAGGTGCGGTTGACGATGCCTTGCAGTGTGCAGAACATCACGCGTTCGGCATTGCCCAGTCGTGCGGCAGGCATGTCGAGCGTCTTGATCGTAGAGGCCGGTGGTAACAGATGTGGCAGCAGTCGATCGTCGGGCCAGAATAGCTCGTCTGTTTCCAGAATGTGCTGTCCCATACTGTTGGTATGATAGAGCGTGTCAGCAAACGAAATGTCCTTCACCTCGTCCACACTGGTGCGCATCTGTGCACCGTTGATCAGTTTCATGATCATGGTTGCAGGCTGGCTCTGGGTTTCACTCGAAGGTTGTTGCAGATGGTTAATGTCAAATGGTAGAAACTTGATTTGGTCTAGTTCTGCTACTCGTGTTTTACTACTGCTACCGTTGGTTTTCAGTATGCTCATCACTTTTTCTTGAGCCTCTATACTATTTAAGGCTCCTAGCAATATAGCAACTGTGATAATGGTTGTTCTCATTTTGTAATACTATTTAGTTAGGTTGGTGCAAAGGTACGAAATAAAAAGAGAAAAGTGCCACTTTAAGAGAAGAAAAGTTTCGCTTTTGCGTTGTCATAGCTTTACTTTTGATGTCCGTCCAGCCCCTATGTGTGGCGCATCGAGCCCCTGGAACGGGTTGTTTTAGCCCCTGGATGCGGTTGTTCTAAGGGCTGGATGTAGAGCATCCAGGGGCTAGAGCAGAAATGATAGCTTCGGTTTTAGACTTCAGAAACGCCTCTTCAAGACTTTAGAATACGTGCTTTTAGACTTTAAAACGAACCTCTCCAGACTCTGAAAATGCCAATTCAAGACTCTGGAAATGTCAATTCAAGACTCTGGGAGTATCGCAAAACCTATGCAATTGCAACTGAGCCAAATTTAGTGCTGGAGATGCTGGATAAGAAAACAGATTAAACGAAAGAGAGAGACAATAAATGTCTCTCTCTTCGTGATTCCGTTGGGACTCGAACCCAAGACCCACAGCTTAGAAGGCTGTTGCTCTATCCAGCTGAGCTACGGAACCATCATTGCAAACGAAGGCGTACTACCAGATTTTGCGGGTGCAAAGGTAACTATTTTTTATGAAATAGCCAAATTTTACACACTAAATCTGATATATGAGCGATCGTCAAAAGAGTTGTTACCCTCCATGAAGGCCTTGGTTGCCTTGAACTCACCAATGTTGAGCGGGTCGTTTTCTTTCTGATTTTTCAACCGATCTTCCGATTCTTTCAGCGTGGGGCAGAGAAATGGATAGCCATCCGAGGCCAACACAATTTCCCATGGGCTAAAGTCGAGTGTTATGATCTTTACTTTGTTTTCTGGAATGCGGAAACCATCGACCACGGCATAGGTGATATTCTGGTTCTTCATCGTCTGGAGCATGCGTGGGATGATATGCTGTCTTGCCGTATCTTCGCGAAGGAACTCAACTTGTGGCTTTTGACTCTGTTTAATCATTTGGGCCCTTTGCTCGGCCAGTTCATGCTCGTACGGTTTGGGATTGTCGTAGTAGGTCCCGCCCACCAGACATTGGCAGTCGCCCACCATCCATATTTCGCGTCGGAGACGACTAAAGATGATGACGCTTGCTGTGAGTCTTTCTTCTGGGTGCTCTATGAGATGATTAATCTCAGACTTCTTGTAGTGCTTCGCCAGATAGTTGGTGACGCCTACGCAAAACTGATGACAACTACAGTCTTTTTCCATCTTGCCAATATAGCGTGCTATCAGCTTCATGGCATATCGCCCGTTGGAGCTGAACAGACTATAGCGCCTATTTGTTTTTGAAGTTGAACCATCGATGACGGCAACGAAATTATCTGTTACGACGATGCCGTCCTCGTTTTTCTTCTTTGGGCTTTTCGCTATGCTTATTTGTTCTGTTATTGTCATGATATGACGATATGTTCCTGTTAGCGTTGTGATAGGGTGAGGGTGTATAACCACCAGTGTTGGGGAATAGCTTAGGAATGAGATCAGTGCGCCCTATGCGTCTCAGACTTTGCTCGATGCCCCTGCGTTCCTCTGGCTTATACCAGAAGAAGTATTGGCGTTGTGCCAATTTCTCTTTAGGCGTTTTTGCCGAGAATACGGGCTCTAACGTATAAGGATCATACCCTGTGTACCAGGTCTCGGTAGCTATGGTCATGGGTGTCGGGGTGAAGTCTTGAACCTGTTCTAACTGGAAATCGAGTTTCTTTGTGAGAACAGCAAGTTCTGCCATGTCTTCCTCGTGACAACCTGGATGGGAACTGATAAAATAGGGGATAATCTGTTGTCGAAGATTACCTTCCTTATTGATCTTGTCGAAGATTCGCTTGAATTCTTCAAACTGGCGGAAAGAAGGCTTGCGCATGAGATAGAGCACGCGGTCGCTGGTATGTTCTGGGGCCACCTTTAATCGGCCGCTTACGTGATTGCATATCAATTCGCGTGTATATTCCTGGGCAGACTTGTTGGCCTCTTCGTCTTTACCTCTGTGTAATAACAGATCGTAGCGGACGCCACTGCCAATAAAGCTTTTCTTGATTTCGGGAAGCGCATCCACAGACCTGTAGATATCAATCAGTTTTGAATGGTTCGTGACCAGGTTAGGGCATATCTGTGGATGTATGCAACTGGGGCGCTTGCATTTCTCGCAGGCCTTGGTGTTTCGTCCGTGCATGCCATACATGTTTGCAGACGGACCACCTAAGTCGCTGAGGTAGCCTTTAAAGTCGGGCTGCTGGCAGACCTTCTTTACTTCTTTCAGGATACTTTCTTTAGAACGACAGGCGATAAATTTTCCCTGATGAGCTGATATTGTGCAGAAAGCACATCCTCCGAAACAGCCGCGATGAATATTCACGCTGAATTTAATCATCTCGAATGCAGGAATACGTTTCCCTTTGTATTTAGGATGAGGTTGACGTGCGTATGGCAGGTCGAACGATGCATCAATCTCGTCGGTGGTCATGGGAGGATAGGGAGGATTAACCACCACATATTGGTTTCCCACTTGCTGGATGAGTCGTTGTGCATGCATCATGTTTGACTGCTCTTCGATGTGTCTGTAGTTTTCTGCCTCGGCACGTTTGTTTCTCAAACATTCCTCGTGCGAATTCAGTATGATGTCTGATTCCCTGATACCTCCTTCTATATTTTGCTTGTTGGCCAGATAAACGGTCTGAGGTATGTCCTTAATATCCTGAATGCTTTGTCCGGCCTCTAGCCTACGTGCCAGTTCTACGATAGGCTTCTCGCCCATACCATATATAATAATGTCGCCACCCGAGTCACAGAGTATGCACTTGCGTAGTGAATCCTGCCAGTAGTCGTAGTGCGTAAGACGACGAAGCGAAGCCTCGATACCGCCAAGAATGACGGGGACGTCGGGATAAAGCTCTTTGAGTATCTTCGAATAGACAATCGTTGGGTATTCGGGGCGCATGTCGTGGCGTCCGTCTGGCGAGTAGGCATCTTCTGACCTGAGTCGTCGGGCAGCAGTGTATTTGTTGACCATCGAATCCATACAGCCAGGCGATATGCCAAAGAACAATCGCGGACGCCCCAGCTTCTTGAAGTCACGGTAATCTCCGTGCCAGTCGGGTTGGGGTACAATGGCAACCTTATAACCTGCAGCTTCGAGTGTGCGCCCGATAACAGCAGCTCCGAACGATGGGTGATCTACATAAGCATCGCCTGAGAACAGAATGATATCCACATCGTTCCATCCTCTAAGTTCGATCTCTTTTTTGGTAGTAGGTAGAAAGTCAGTCAGCTGTAGGCTCATTCACTTGTTTCTTTTTCCAATCTATATATAGGTTGAGAAGATTCTGGAGTCCGATGGCTTTCATGTTAGGGTGATAGATCACGTCCAGACATAGATCGAGTAGTTGTTTGCTGTCCTCGCCTGCATTCGACTCAAGGAGTGAGCGAATGTTGAGTCTCAACTTCTCTAATACTTGTTCATCGACGTAGCCATTAGAGTCGATAAGGTCACGTAATAACTGATACTGGTCGATGGTGATCAGATGCTGTTCGGATACTTCAATGCTTCTTGTACCTGAAGCGTTTGCTTGTATTTTGTTCATATTCATAGATTTATTTTATGAGGAAAGACATAATTCCTTTCATGATTCTGGCACGAGCCAATGAATCCGTGATACACTCAAATGGGAATCCCATGGTGAAAGCGTGATAGTCGTTGCCGTTGTAGGCCACAGCAGCACTCGACTCGTCGTGCTCGTAAACCATTGCGGGAAACGAGAATGATGAGGTAGGCAGAAGCACATCGGTGTGTGTGGCGGCATAGTGAGTCTCATTGAGAGACTTATAAAAGTCGAAATGAAGTCCCAATCCGCGTACAGCAGCAGAAGAAGTGTTGACGCCGGCAGCCTCGCATTTCAGCAGTTCGGAGAGCATCAACTTCTCATCGTCAGTGGTCTGGTCGCTGCCTATGTAGGCACCGCTGACCAACAGACTTCCACCATGATTGGTGTATTTTCGGAGTGCCGCTTGCATGGTGGGGCGCAGTGTCTTGTAATAAACCAGGCTGTGGCCATCGTCTTTTTCAAGACCAAGTACCAAATCCACTACATGATAATGGTCCAGTTTCACACTGCCGTTTTCTACAGCTTTCGAAGAACAACTGACAAAGCTGAACCGCGTATCATGGCGAAGGGCTTCGGCATGGGTAGTGACGTAATTGAAATCGTTGCCAGCAATAATCTGTCCTGCCAATTCTTCGCCACTGAATCCAAGGCCAGTGGAATCTTCAATACCAATTTTGTCGGCGTCGAACACTTGTTGATATCCCAGCCATCCTGCCGTTTTCCCGTATGAGACCCCGGGATCCATATTCATGTCAAAGCCAAGACCCGTGGCGCTGATGGCAGGTGACGACAGACGGTGGAATCCATTGACGATAATAGCTTTGTATGCAGCCTTAGGCTGGTAAATAGCGGAAAGCGTCTCTGTAGGGAAACTGCGTCCGCCATCGTTGGTTGCTATCACTTTGAAGTGATACAAGACGCCCGGTGCCAATCTCACGTTACATGACGTTCCCTTTAGTGGTGTTCCGTTGTCAAATCCGTTGTTCTCTTGTGCGATATAAAGGAGATAGCCTGTGGGGCGCGAGCTTGGCTCCTGTCCGTCGATGATGCCTTGCCAGCTGATGCGAACCTCACCAGGCTTGTTGGTGAACTCAATATGGAAATTGTCGGGCGCCAGAGGCTCTACAATATATTCTTCATGATGATGCGAAGTGACGTATTTCAGAATGGTCTTGTATATGGAGCGTGCGAGTGTAAATTTGAAGTCAGGGTCGTGTCCATAGCGCATGTCACCGAAGTTCTGGTGCGAAAGTGTTTCGATAATCGAGCTAGGGACAATGGGCAGGCGTGTCTCAGAATAGTTCCTGTCGTATAGCTTACGTTTAGACCACTGGCCGTAGCGGTATTGCAGATCGGCTGTGGTGTTGTTGAGCAAGTCTGATGCCAACTCATGAGATGCCTCGCGGCTCATACCCGTAGCCAGCAGACTGTCACCATAATGTGTGGTGCATATGCTCAGTGTGCCGTAGATGCCTTGCCCAGTGGGAGTATGCCCCGCATCGCTATGTACGGCCAGCGACAACTCGATAGGCACCTTTCGGCCAATGGAGTCGGGCGCATAGCAAGAACCGCCAGCCAGCAGATTGGTAGATAGTGAGCGCACGTTGATATCGTCTGCATAGTCGTTACTGCCTTGGCGGGTGCTATATACCCGATAAGGCATACCAGCCCATTGGGCATAGTAGCGTGCACCCTCTAAGCATCGGGGCAACCCGCTGACCTGGTTGTGACGCTGAATGTTTCCCATGCCTCCACCGAATCTGACTGCATCAGTCGTCACAACACCCTTGTGTCTGCTTAGGTTGCTTACGACAACGTGATTACGTTCGCTGTTGCCTTTTTCAAATTCGAAAGTTCCTAGATAAACCCATGTGCTTCCACCCATCTGCTGGTTGACCCTGAA
Proteins encoded in this region:
- a CDS encoding YihY/virulence factor BrkB family protein, whose amino-acid sequence is MKLKVRNLQQSSVYKIAYLAIRFFTKERVVNQASALTYSTLLAIVPIMAVIFAIARGFGYNRYIELWFRDAFSSQPQVADVIIGFVNSYLVHTKSGIFLGVGLIFMLYTVMLLVNHIEIAFNEIWQVKRKRSIFRTVTDYFAMFFLFPIFIVISTGISLFLATMANSMTDFLLLGSFVRKLIDMSPYMLMSLMFIGLYVFMPNTHVKVKNAIIPGILSGIAMQLVQFFYIHSQMWVTGYNAIYGSFAALPMFMLWVQISWNICLFGAELTYTSQNFDFYVYNGRTEDISHRYQLMLCALLMSIVCRRFADGRKGPTAEELRQASGIPIRIVYDLLYRLQESHLLIEITPDEKGDESRYLPAESLDNLSVGVMVDRLEAQGRWQLDLPVTNLLTDEWSRAIVQRNAYLRRSRDIRLESLYKGE
- a CDS encoding discoidin domain-containing protein, with the translated sequence MSILKTNGSSSKTRVAELDQIKFLPFDINHLQQPSSETQSQPATMIMKLINGAQMRTSVDEVKDISFADTLYHTNSMGQHILETDELFWPDDRLLPHLLPPASTIKTLDMPAARLGNAERVMFCTLQGIVNRTCPRILLYNHNEEPQSTWPSANGLRTSAISTGNPYELVKSYMEELNGLVLYTNELSDHYANLAVTIGGLDRLLPVTPEVKEKLEANGIQLPVKVDLTQLTMSTATDIYTYLYDNYWKRCNHRLLISLNPTIPYVHDIGAACGSACVWLDPRIQSERNVLDKMLADMTPGRDIVLGWYPEERSGVGEATRYGLSTVPADFFENATIYSAVNKPIKIAPVPKRPKLENKIYAAVYISDGDNIQYCQHAMAKIFEQGGRGQMPMNWTISPALADIAPGMLNYYYGKASTNDCFVCGPSGLGYAMPYDAHNKVYYSHMLKTELFDKYTQLTQRYLEKTGLRIITIWDNISNNQGACYAKNCSYLYGLTINDWERQNGRLTGKIQSGSLPIAPLYPCYANSADVVNDFFNRDISNFDGKKPMFVTGQVTVWDVGPDKLVALKEKLNTLSPGNVSIVRADHWFSYYREANHMPFNITMLEDMTITSSAAKTPARYAADGSPSTGNIWISRMANQQSWILMDFKEPYEISRYVIRHAETSGLDAELNTRDFTMEISMDGETWTTIGTHTGNTAPVTDVTITPRQARYVRLNVTNGGADGYIRIGDIEIEGMH
- a CDS encoding YgiQ family radical SAM protein, whose product is MSLQLTDFLPTTKKEIELRGWNDVDIILFSGDAYVDHPSFGAAVIGRTLEAAGYKVAIVPQPDWHGDYRDFKKLGRPRLFFGISPGCMDSMVNKYTAARRLRSEDAYSPDGRHDMRPEYPTIVYSKILKELYPDVPVILGGIEASLRRLTHYDYWQDSLRKCILCDSGGDIIIYGMGEKPIVELARRLEAGQSIQDIKDIPQTVYLANKQNIEGGIRESDIILNSHEECLRNKRAEAENYRHIEEQSNMMHAQRLIQQVGNQYVVVNPPYPPMTTDEIDASFDLPYARQPHPKYKGKRIPAFEMIKFSVNIHRGCFGGCAFCTISAHQGKFIACRSKESILKEVKKVCQQPDFKGYLSDLGGPSANMYGMHGRNTKACEKCKRPSCIHPQICPNLVTNHSKLIDIYRSVDALPEIKKSFIGSGVRYDLLLHRGKDEEANKSAQEYTRELICNHVSGRLKVAPEHTSDRVLYLMRKPSFRQFEEFKRIFDKINKEGNLRQQIIPYFISSHPGCHEEDMAELAVLTKKLDFQLEQVQDFTPTPMTIATETWYTGYDPYTLEPVFSAKTPKEKLAQRQYFFWYKPEERRGIEQSLRRIGRTDLIPKLFPNTGGYTPSPYHNANRNISSYHDNNRTNKHSEKPKEEKRGRHRRNR
- a CDS encoding xanthan lyase, giving the protein MYKRVLIALTTIIASLPIAGQTSWGETHHEGEPWVKNISRRHIAEKGLEGHHLSVWASHGRYFDINKGKWCWQRPSLFCTNEDLFTQTIVVPYLIPMLENAGAVVFTPRERDWQKNEVIVDNDDHTSMVAYRETNHKESWTNAPSSGFAQHAGTYSDNENPFTAGTARMAKTTHNRNNQSTVYYQPQIPEDGKYAVYVSYQTTPESVDDACYIVCHKGQSTEFRVNQQMGGSTWVYLGTFEFEKGNSERNHVVVSNLSRHKGVVTTDAVRFGGGMGNIQRHNQVSGLPRCLEGARYYAQWAGMPYRVYSTRQGSNDYADDINVRSLSTNLLAGGSCYAPDSIGRKVPIELSLAVHSDAGHTPTGQGIYGTLSICTTHYGDSLLATGMSREASHELASDLLNNTTADLQYRYGQWSKRKLYDRNYSETRLPIVPSSIIETLSHQNFGDMRYGHDPDFKFTLARSIYKTILKYVTSHHHEEYIVEPLAPDNFHIEFTNKPGEVRISWQGIIDGQEPSSRPTGYLLYIAQENNGFDNGTPLKGTSCNVRLAPGVLYHFKVIATNDGGRSFPTETLSAIYQPKAAYKAIIVNGFHRLSSPAISATGLGFDMNMDPGVSYGKTAGWLGYQQVFDADKIGIEDSTGLGFSGEELAGQIIAGNDFNYVTTHAEALRHDTRFSFVSCSSKAVENGSVKLDHYHVVDLVLGLEKDDGHSLVYYKTLRPTMQAALRKYTNHGGSLLVSGAYIGSDQTTDDEKLMLSELLKCEAAGVNTSSAAVRGLGLHFDFYKSLNETHYAATHTDVLLPTSSFSFPAMVYEHDESSAAVAYNGNDYHAFTMGFPFECITDSLARARIMKGIMSFLIK